Proteins from a genomic interval of Schistosoma mansoni strain Puerto Rico chromosome 2, complete genome:
- a CDS encoding putative ubiquinone/menaquinone biosynthesis methyltransferase, with amino-acid sequence MSVLSCHIQNAFCKFRLMSAQKSFLSTTHFGFETVETKDKQSKVNHVFENVSKKYDLMNDIMSFGVHRFWKDCFVNRIMPTDKLKYLDVAGGTGDIAFRLIKYAKHINGVPEVIDMKPLMAPDVTVCDISPSMMEVGKARAEELGFSSIQWIEGNAENLPFNDNSFDVYTIAFGIRNCTHIEKVVSEAYRVLRPWGRFYCLEFSKVENNLFRKLYNAYSMQLIPVIGQLVAGDWNSYKYLVESIRKFPDQEEFAHIITQSGFDGVDWINYSNGIVSVHMGYKTPSK; translated from the exons ATGAGCGTTCTTTCATGCCACATCCAAAATGCTTTTTGTAAGTTTCGATTGATGAGTGCACAGAAGAGCTTTCTGTCAACCACACACTTTGGGTTTGAAACAGTAGAAACCAAGGATAAACAATCAAAAG TAAATCATGTGTTTGAGAACGTATCCAAAAAATATGACTTGATGAATGATATAATGAGTTTTGGTGTTCACCGTTTTTGGAAAGATTGCTTTGTAAACCGAATTATGCCAACAGATAAGCTCAAGTACTTAGATGTTGCAGGCGGAACAG GTGATATTGCCTTTAGGTTAATTAAGTATGCTAAACATATTAATGGAGTGCCAGAAGTTATTGATATGAAACCTCTCATGGCTCCCGACGTCACAGTTTGTGATATTAGTCCATCCATGATGGAAGTAGGGAAAGCACGTGCGGAAGAATTGGGGTTTTCTTCCA TTCAGTGGATTGAAGGAAATGCTGAAAACCTCCCATTTAATGATAATTCATTCGACGTTTATACTATTGCTTTTGGAATACGCAATTGCACACATATTGAAAAG GTTGTTTCAGAAGCCTATCGAGTTCTACGTCCCTGGGGGCGTTTTTACTGTTTGGAATTTAGCAAAGTTGAAAATAACTTATTCAGAAa ATTATATAATGCATATTCTATGCAATTAATTCCTGTAATTGGTCAACTTGTTGCAGGTGATTGgaattcatataaatatttagttgaaaGCATTCGTAAATTTCCTGACCAGGAGGAATTCGCGCATATAATTACACAATCAGGATTTGATGGTGTTGATTGGATTAATTATTCAAATGGTATCGTATCAGTTCACATGGGTTACAAGACTCCTTCCAAATAG
- a CDS encoding putative plakoglobin, translating into MTILSEGKVTMDFEVDFGSSESDSSSLYNSDSGVSVETPASCNTLAAFNFERPDDAEYLYCDLLSFYETHSVTVIQAVQCLSNVDIDISLNACIYLFNLCKCGYASFIARICPDVFYSVKIPVFCPSASKYVDVIHCMSGIINYFSQCPDGLAIVVHNGGLDVINGLLLFPFESVLYFCVTALHNILLSHKTAKGFINRTCISNRLINLLNYSVEHVKSDTPYSLTSPNLQKSINPKFLAVLCDCLYILAYRSESTKKTFKEQGGLSSLLRVIMISTYEKVLWTATRLLRVLSAWIPVKYEIVAQDPLLDFFNHCLECHSSRVITNALWTMRNLSDIAVDNITSDVSVNVVKQLLSQLRLNICSDSYGAHYSTNTGGDTPVSRCVLGALANLTCRNNAAKSYVVRHNGIDLILQVLYTEISGQKNYYHTFCDNLNQSMSNMSIQCNHDEDDHSNTIKKSFNKLHNNNDHYQQQPQPPPPPPQQQQQQNHQ; encoded by the exons ATGACGATCCTGTCAGAAGGCAAGGTGACAATGGACTTTGAAGTTGATTTTGGCAGCAGTGAAAGTGACTCTTCGTCTTTGTACAATTCCGACTCTGGAGTCAGTGTAGAGACGCCGGCCTCATGTAACACATTGGCGGCCTTCAATTTCGAACGTCCAGATGATGCTGAATATCTATACTGTGATCTACTTTCCTTCTATGAAACACATTCCGTGACAGTGATACAGGCAGTACAATGTCTTTCTAATGTGGATATTGATATCAGTCTTAAcgcatgtatttatttattcaatttatgcAAATGTGGATATGCGTCGTTTATTGCCCGTATATGTCCAGATGTTTTCTACAGTGTAAAGATACCTGTATTTTGCCCCTCTGCTAGCAAATACGTAGACGTAATTCATTGCATGAGCGGCATTATAAACTATTTTTCACAGTGCCCAGATGGACTGGCTATAGTAGTGCACAATGGAGGGCTTGATGTCATTAATGGGCTTCTGCTTTTCCCTTTCGAATCTGTTTTATACTTCTGTGTGACTGCCCTACATAACATATTGTTAAGTCACAAAACAGCTAAAGGTTTCATTAATCGAACATGCATCTCTAATCGTTTAATAAATCTTCTAAATTATTCTGTTGAACACGTAAAATCAGATACACCGTATTCATTAACATCACCGAACTTACAGAAGAGTATCAATCCAAAGTTCTTAGCAGTCCTCTGTGATTGTTTGTATATATTAGCATACAGGTCTGAAAGTACGAAAAAAACGTTTAAGGAACAAGGCGGACTATCTTCCCTTTTAAGAGttatcatgatttcaacttacGAAAAAGTTTTATGGACAGCTACCAGACTTCTTCGAGTTTTATCTGCTTGGATTCCCGTTAAATATGAAATAGTTGCTCAAGATCCACTTTTGGATTTCTTTAATCATTGTTTAGAATGTCACTCATCGCGAGTAATAACAAATGCCCTATGGACTATGCGAAATCTTTCAGATATTGCCGTAGATAATATAACATCGGATGTCTCCGTTAATGTAGTAAAACAGCTTCTTTCTCAATTGAGACTCAACATATGTAGTGATAGCTATGGAGCTCACTATTCAACCAATACTGGAGGTGATACTCCTGTGTCCCGGTGTGTTCTAGGAGCACTAGCAAATTTAACATGTAGAAATAATGCTGCGAAGTCCTACGTTGTTCGG cATAATGGAATTGATTTAATCTTACAAGTATTATATACTGAAATAAGTGgacaaaaaaattattatcatacatTTTGTGATAATCTTAATCAATCCATGTCAAATATGTCTATTCAATGTAATCATGATGAAGATGATCATTCTAATACAATTAAAAAAAGTTTCaataaattacataataataatgatcattat CAACAGCAACCACAACCACCACCTCCACCAccccaacaacaacaacaacagaatcatcaataa